The following proteins come from a genomic window of Leptospira bandrabouensis:
- a CDS encoding ABC transporter permease, producing the protein MKVLYYLFIFRYFKENLSRTLLSIIAISLGIALFISTQINAWRAEQSVLDQMLGYSSEKFIGRYVANNQNQGANDKFLKELSSRVPENIKLEPEFQTKGTFYVTKEQILSFPIIGKDVILSFQVFASKETKKKIPKYFFSQSLYEKIQLQKDTKKILICEREISVSQEDYQVIPLDGIFLVMDITRLQSICNQKKQITSIWLTQDENSINSQTINKINSPEWTYESKELIIERAGIALGSLKINLTIVSLVSVLISFFMVSNMFTGLYLARKHEFGILLSIGSDKINNFILFLAQSIVIGALGGMIGIFLGILIANTNLFTTVNTITDSNQIRSYRNIPLSIIISGFLISIIGSVLASLYNSYKTYKIHPIDLIRERDHAQTNIFFGFSKKNTLSLSILLIFIGVSLGLLSFAKQILPGMVGVGFVIIGFVALNFLTIPYLVQILDKLFSKFHFPQSIKIGLKEIEMEPWKHGLTASTIMLSTSLVFTLTSLTNSYESSLIHWVDEENKSDYSLINEKKLNTGEPGVPVSLYESLKTVPEFSAVEPFYIDSKFIVNGKYYTLHVLNFGNNYDKNQLIVSKNLCFLDQICKGDSITINTELNSKVAIKIQEEKDHFFSERGTIMMDYSFFQKNFSIKYLSSIRITKNKKLPEKKILNLLQDITKKYGLKFINQTELKKLYLEGMNQVFSILDTLKISALFISILALTTSLIYFIREKSQLLAGLKAIGMDSYQMFQLIYSQTLFLVTFGITSGIFSSFFLSPIVIFGINRNAFGWILNFQYPTNLVAKLPILIPVITFFICLIPFYFLKKMNISKELKYE; encoded by the coding sequence ATGAAAGTTCTTTATTACTTATTTATATTTCGATATTTTAAGGAAAACCTTTCTAGAACCTTATTATCGATTATAGCAATTAGCCTTGGAATTGCCTTATTTATTAGCACACAGATCAATGCTTGGCGAGCTGAACAAAGTGTACTTGACCAAATGTTAGGTTATTCCTCCGAAAAATTCATAGGTAGGTATGTTGCAAACAATCAAAACCAAGGTGCAAACGATAAATTTCTAAAAGAGTTGAGCTCTCGTGTCCCAGAAAACATAAAACTAGAACCTGAATTCCAAACCAAAGGAACATTCTACGTAACAAAAGAACAAATTCTAAGTTTTCCTATAATCGGAAAAGATGTTATTTTATCTTTCCAAGTTTTCGCTTCTAAAGAAACTAAAAAGAAAATACCCAAATATTTTTTTAGCCAATCTCTTTATGAGAAAATCCAACTACAAAAAGATACAAAAAAAATTTTAATCTGCGAAAGGGAAATCTCTGTATCACAGGAAGATTACCAAGTGATTCCTCTCGATGGCATTTTTCTTGTGATGGACATAACAAGGCTGCAATCAATTTGTAATCAAAAAAAACAAATTACATCGATTTGGTTAACTCAAGACGAAAACAGTATAAATTCACAAACTATAAACAAAATCAATTCTCCAGAATGGACTTATGAATCTAAAGAATTAATTATCGAACGCGCAGGGATTGCTTTAGGTTCCCTAAAAATAAACCTAACGATTGTTTCATTAGTTTCTGTATTGATTTCTTTTTTTATGGTCTCCAACATGTTCACGGGACTGTATTTAGCACGAAAACATGAATTTGGGATTTTATTATCGATTGGTTCTGATAAAATTAATAACTTTATACTATTTTTAGCCCAATCCATTGTGATAGGCGCTTTAGGTGGAATGATAGGAATCTTCTTAGGCATATTGATTGCTAATACAAATTTGTTTACTACTGTAAATACAATTACAGATTCCAATCAAATTCGTTCTTACCGCAACATTCCTCTCTCCATTATCATTTCAGGTTTTTTGATCTCTATCATAGGATCTGTGCTCGCGTCCCTTTACAACTCTTACAAAACTTATAAAATTCATCCAATAGATCTGATACGAGAAAGAGACCATGCCCAAACGAATATCTTTTTTGGTTTCTCAAAAAAAAATACCTTATCTCTTTCTATTCTATTGATTTTTATTGGGGTATCCCTCGGTCTTCTTAGTTTCGCAAAACAGATATTACCAGGGATGGTCGGAGTTGGATTTGTGATCATTGGTTTTGTTGCACTGAACTTTTTGACGATTCCTTATTTGGTTCAAATTTTAGATAAATTATTCTCAAAATTTCATTTCCCACAATCGATTAAAATCGGATTAAAAGAGATTGAAATGGAGCCTTGGAAACATGGACTCACTGCTTCCACCATAATGTTATCAACTTCTCTGGTTTTTACTTTAACTAGTTTGACGAATAGTTATGAAAGTTCGCTAATCCATTGGGTAGATGAAGAAAACAAATCAGACTATTCTCTAATCAACGAAAAAAAATTAAACACAGGTGAGCCGGGAGTTCCCGTTTCCCTCTATGAATCACTAAAGACAGTGCCGGAATTCTCTGCAGTAGAACCCTTCTACATTGATTCAAAATTTATAGTGAACGGGAAATACTACACCTTACATGTATTAAACTTTGGAAACAACTATGACAAAAACCAATTGATCGTTTCAAAAAACTTATGTTTTTTAGATCAAATATGCAAAGGAGATTCAATTACGATCAATACAGAACTTAATTCGAAAGTCGCGATAAAAATCCAAGAGGAAAAAGATCATTTTTTCTCCGAAAGAGGAACCATCATGATGGATTATTCTTTTTTTCAGAAAAACTTTTCTATCAAGTATCTAAGTTCGATACGAATCACTAAAAACAAAAAACTTCCTGAAAAAAAGATATTAAATTTATTACAAGATATCACAAAGAAATATGGATTAAAATTCATAAACCAAACAGAATTAAAAAAACTATATTTAGAAGGAATGAACCAAGTTTTTTCTATTTTAGACACTTTGAAAATATCGGCACTTTTTATTTCGATACTTGCCTTAACAACTTCTCTCATTTATTTTATACGAGAGAAATCACAGCTGTTAGCGGGATTAAAAGCCATAGGTATGGACTCATACCAAATGTTCCAACTTATTTACAGCCAAACATTATTTCTTGTAACTTTTGGAATCACTTCAGGAATTTTTAGTAGCTTCTTTTTATCACCCATCGTTATTTTTGGGATCAATCGGAATGCATTTGGCTGGATCCTCAATTTTCAATATCCCACGAACCTTGTAGCAAAACTCCCGATATTAATTCCCGTAATCACATTTTTCATTTGCCTAATCCCATTTTATTTTCTGAAGAAGATGAACATTTCCAAGGAACTGAAATATGAATAA
- a CDS encoding ABC transporter ATP-binding protein, which translates to MSSKKKESNTNSVIKIKNVNKTFYQGEFAFPVLNDISFEIAEKKLVTLMGPSGSGKSTLLNILSAIESADSGEVNVFGHQLFGADEKELTIYRRKTIGIVFQFFHLFPYLSAIENVALPLYLSGTAKKIAVSKAKEALFHVGLKHRLEFTPKEMSGGEKQRVSIARALVHKPKLILADEPTGNLDSKSSEIIMKLFHQCVHELGISVFLVTHNEQIGESGDINLRMLDGKIQKK; encoded by the coding sequence GTGAGCAGTAAAAAAAAAGAATCGAACACAAACTCTGTCATAAAAATCAAAAATGTTAACAAAACTTTTTACCAAGGCGAATTTGCATTTCCTGTATTAAATGATATTTCCTTTGAAATTGCTGAGAAAAAATTAGTTACCCTTATGGGCCCTTCCGGCAGTGGTAAGTCAACATTGCTAAACATCCTCTCTGCAATTGAATCGGCAGATTCAGGAGAAGTCAATGTGTTCGGGCACCAACTCTTCGGGGCCGATGAAAAGGAACTTACGATTTATAGACGAAAAACTATTGGAATTGTCTTTCAGTTTTTCCATTTATTTCCTTACCTTTCAGCCATTGAAAACGTTGCTTTACCATTATACCTCTCCGGAACTGCAAAAAAAATTGCTGTTTCCAAAGCGAAGGAAGCTCTTTTTCATGTAGGGCTCAAACACAGGTTAGAATTCACTCCTAAAGAAATGTCGGGAGGCGAAAAACAAAGAGTATCCATTGCTCGGGCGTTGGTCCACAAACCCAAACTCATTCTTGCGGACGAACCAACGGGAAACTTAGATTCAAAATCTTCCGAAATCATTATGAAATTATTCCATCAATGTGTACATGAATTAGGCATATCTGTTTTTCTTGTGACTCATAACGAACAAATCGGTGAATCGGGAGACATTAATCTGCGAATGTTAGATGGTAAAATTCAGAAAAAATGA
- a CDS encoding proton-conducting transporter membrane subunit, with protein sequence MLEDERISIFRSILVGISALSPLAIFLFSNYDVLSVDFPILVGLVIQAYIGFSSFMLVQSYEPKEKNKVTVGYIIFWSALGLCYLSGKSLLLPIALEVTSFSTILIYSGTEFGKKQIESLGSLLLASGISALFLSAWVMLPDGDNVGIILLLIGLLIKSGFSGFHLWIPKVNEGGPSHALGAFAGVLEVFPLLLFYRYVLPNQLDPIIYQILFPLAALGIFFGGITSFFHKDPKIALAYSSIESINFLWLCLIIAGMFQFSVDSELMTLSNSFRILFFLGLFHHSFSKTFQLFSIGMVARLKNSSSSDELKGIGRLLGISPLLLGSGTFSYAVLPGTLGFVSEATYFYLNARILDMPIGRSVFLLPSMIFIFFGIVLGGFTHIKLFMSLFLSTPGKDINIQPFGEQKSRWVTISLFSLAIVIFVFPLVIPYFVRLPMLSPFVDPQLVDWFWTLSLVSYVTIGTVIIFRLYDRYQLKKYGLPRTKNWDCGGGYSGHELSIPTSVFSEPLRNSLGRYFLSKTGESKVDSFLIRGITAFFRLGIGILSKTTHPKDEDVSQYLAISSIFLIFIFSLLILGDFGGL encoded by the coding sequence ATGTTAGAAGATGAAAGAATTTCAATCTTCAGATCGATCTTAGTTGGTATTTCGGCTCTTTCGCCACTTGCTATATTTTTGTTTTCAAATTATGATGTTTTGTCAGTTGACTTTCCTATACTGGTGGGTTTAGTCATTCAAGCATATATAGGTTTTTCTTCTTTTATGTTGGTTCAGTCCTATGAACCTAAAGAAAAAAATAAAGTCACTGTTGGTTATATTATTTTTTGGTCAGCATTGGGTCTTTGTTATTTGTCTGGCAAATCACTCCTTCTTCCCATTGCTCTGGAAGTAACATCTTTTTCTACTATTTTGATCTACTCTGGTACTGAGTTTGGAAAAAAACAAATCGAAAGTTTAGGTTCATTACTTTTAGCATCAGGGATTTCTGCTTTGTTTTTATCCGCCTGGGTAATGTTACCCGATGGCGATAATGTAGGAATCATTTTACTTCTTATTGGATTATTAATTAAATCTGGGTTCTCTGGATTTCATTTATGGATACCAAAAGTAAATGAAGGTGGACCATCCCATGCTTTAGGTGCTTTTGCCGGAGTATTAGAGGTGTTTCCTCTTTTACTGTTTTACAGATACGTTCTACCGAACCAATTAGATCCGATCATTTATCAGATTTTATTTCCTCTCGCTGCATTAGGAATATTTTTCGGAGGCATTACTAGTTTCTTTCATAAAGATCCAAAAATCGCGTTGGCTTATAGTTCCATAGAGTCGATTAACTTTCTCTGGTTGTGTTTGATCATAGCAGGAATGTTTCAGTTTTCGGTAGATTCTGAACTAATGACTTTAAGTAACTCTTTTCGAATCTTGTTTTTTCTTGGTTTATTCCATCATTCTTTTTCAAAGACATTCCAATTGTTTTCAATAGGTATGGTAGCAAGACTAAAAAATTCAAGTTCTAGTGATGAGTTAAAAGGGATTGGAAGGCTCCTTGGAATTTCTCCTCTATTGTTAGGTTCCGGAACTTTTAGTTATGCAGTGCTACCTGGCACTTTGGGATTTGTATCTGAAGCAACTTACTTTTATTTGAACGCACGTATTTTAGATATGCCGATTGGTCGGTCAGTTTTTCTTTTGCCTTCAATGATATTTATCTTTTTTGGAATCGTACTTGGTGGATTTACACATATCAAATTATTTATGAGTTTGTTTTTGTCCACTCCAGGCAAAGACATCAATATCCAACCATTTGGTGAACAAAAAAGTAGATGGGTAACCATTTCTTTATTTAGTTTAGCAATAGTAATTTTTGTTTTTCCTTTAGTGATTCCTTACTTTGTTAGACTACCAATGTTAAGTCCTTTTGTTGACCCACAATTGGTAGATTGGTTTTGGACATTGTCATTGGTATCTTATGTAACGATTGGAACTGTGATTATTTTCCGTTTGTATGATCGATATCAATTGAAAAAATATGGTTTACCTAGAACTAAAAACTGGGATTGCGGTGGAGGTTACAGTGGTCACGAACTTTCTATCCCAACATCAGTGTTTTCTGAACCTTTACGTAATTCACTTGGAAGATATTTTTTAAGTAAAACTGGGGAATCAAAAGTAGACTCTTTTCTCATAAGAGGGATCACTGCATTCTTTCGTTTGGGAATCGGGATATTGTCTAAAACAACTCATCCTAAGGATGAAGATGTAAGTCAATACCTAGCCATTTCATCAATTTTTCTAATCTTCATTTTTTCACTGCTTATCTTAGGTGATTTTGGAGGTTTATAG
- a CDS encoding NADH-quinone oxidoreductase subunit H has product MNTVIYYTYLVILFIVMPFLLTGIIRKVRAYTQGRRGPKLLQFFLEVDKSLRKTPISHKNISDFTHLAPRIALFSSVMIWSVVLFEWAPFILIPFFLALYRFAYVSFAMEGASSFGGMASGREILLSVMAEPTFILMILAAQSHIEISVSPQGALIGLLFLSLAFIAILAELAKPPFDDPRTHLELTMVHEAMILEASGKQLGIFELASSIKLSTLLVFLVKLALEHSKLFRNEVLDSFARELMIAPMVILLAIILGFWESNSVRRKWSWIPEFMGLTFIAILILGTLVKLS; this is encoded by the coding sequence ATGAATACAGTTATTTATTATACTTACTTAGTAATTCTTTTTATTGTAATGCCCTTTCTTTTAACGGGGATTATACGAAAGGTAAGGGCCTATACGCAAGGAAGGCGAGGTCCGAAATTACTTCAGTTTTTTTTGGAAGTGGATAAATCTCTGCGAAAAACTCCGATTTCGCACAAAAACATTTCTGATTTTACACATCTTGCACCAAGGATTGCGTTGTTTTCTTCAGTGATGATTTGGAGTGTTGTATTGTTCGAATGGGCTCCTTTTATCCTCATTCCTTTTTTTCTTGCCCTTTACCGATTTGCTTATGTTAGCTTTGCTATGGAGGGTGCTTCTTCTTTTGGAGGGATGGCATCTGGGAGAGAGATTTTACTTTCGGTAATGGCTGAACCCACATTCATTTTGATGATCCTTGCGGCCCAGTCCCATATCGAAATTTCAGTTAGCCCACAAGGTGCTCTGATAGGTTTGCTTTTTCTTTCCTTAGCATTTATTGCAATCCTTGCAGAACTTGCCAAACCACCATTCGATGATCCAAGAACACATTTAGAGTTAACTATGGTTCACGAAGCGATGATTTTAGAAGCATCAGGAAAACAATTAGGCATTTTTGAATTAGCAAGTTCCATAAAACTTTCTACATTACTTGTTTTTCTTGTGAAGTTAGCACTCGAACATTCCAAATTATTTCGCAACGAAGTTTTGGATAGTTTTGCAAGAGAACTTATGATTGCTCCTATGGTGATATTACTTGCAATCATTCTTGGTTTTTGGGAGTCAAATAGTGTTCGAAGGAAGTGGAGTTGGATCCCTGAGTTTATGGGATTAACATTCATTGCTATATTAATTTTAGGCACATTGGTTAAATTGTCTTAA
- a CDS encoding formate hydrogenase, with protein MIYDFIYLLLLLTGIVVLVENRLSRIIFFLSVQGFLLVFPVLQTHEGDLKHAISLIVMVVLFKGILTPWVLNWTANKSKMNESTTPRFGYLATLLFMVLGLVLAVKITEGVSVLSIPVHKIGLIYVILLVYVGILCFVVRRNWLALIAGFCVFENGIFVLTLVLDKGLPFGLEFGSFLDAILVIVSGGILQLSPHMHTKERKL; from the coding sequence ATGATTTACGATTTTATTTATCTATTACTGCTACTTACCGGAATTGTTGTTTTGGTAGAAAACCGGTTGAGTCGAATTATCTTTTTTTTAAGTGTGCAGGGGTTCCTGTTGGTTTTCCCTGTTTTACAAACACATGAGGGCGACTTAAAACATGCCATTTCACTGATTGTTATGGTAGTGCTGTTTAAGGGAATTCTCACTCCTTGGGTATTGAATTGGACTGCTAATAAATCAAAAATGAATGAAAGTACAACACCTCGTTTTGGCTACTTAGCCACTTTATTGTTTATGGTACTTGGTTTGGTTTTGGCAGTTAAGATTACAGAAGGTGTTTCTGTTCTTTCGATTCCAGTACATAAAATTGGGTTGATTTACGTCATCTTACTTGTGTATGTGGGGATTCTTTGTTTTGTTGTTAGGCGAAACTGGCTTGCGCTCATTGCAGGATTTTGTGTTTTTGAAAATGGAATTTTTGTTTTAACTTTGGTTTTAGACAAAGGTCTTCCTTTTGGACTTGAATTTGGATCTTTTTTGGATGCCATACTCGTCATTGTCTCTGGTGGTATATTGCAACTTTCTCCCCATATGCATACTAAGGAGAGAAAACTATGA
- a CDS encoding proton-conducting transporter membrane subunit, with protein sequence MMTELFYFSGVLAFVVIFLVSVLAPTKGQTRIWLWSILKICFFGSLFYSWFTDNIVLKWILIEASTLFGALLISSSGTERSFHVGWKFLLINSYALGLAFLGIVILLFVSTPLDNLDFNSLKQGLVGQSGLLIETGILLTVYGYSGKLGLVPNHFWVGDTYAESPSQISSLIASFVPVSVVLAIRPLIQLEREINPHIINAANGILFIGVLTILYSTLILFSKEDIRRISAKVALFHSGMLTLFLWLDVSDDIFYFLLTTTVLVKLLVFLSMGILRMDAGKRNISQILENSSLSHKALYMYLLALLVAFVFPLSPVFVLDLKVIEIAIKQKLFLLFLFPIIGAIFFFISLNKVLPLVRLPNRNFDSGVYRILQTRMVFFWFSFLFTVFVGTYGLTYLLADYIWKR encoded by the coding sequence ATGATGACAGAACTATTTTATTTTTCAGGAGTTCTTGCTTTTGTTGTTATATTTTTAGTTTCTGTTTTGGCACCTACTAAGGGACAAACAAGGATTTGGTTATGGAGTATTTTGAAGATCTGTTTTTTCGGATCTTTGTTTTACTCTTGGTTTACCGATAACATAGTTCTTAAATGGATTTTAATTGAAGCATCAACTTTATTTGGAGCCTTACTAATTTCGTCCAGTGGAACGGAGCGCTCCTTTCATGTAGGTTGGAAGTTTTTATTGATCAATTCCTACGCTCTTGGTCTTGCTTTTTTAGGAATTGTCATTCTTTTGTTTGTTTCTACTCCATTGGATAACTTAGACTTTAATTCGTTAAAACAGGGGTTAGTTGGTCAGAGCGGGCTATTGATTGAGACCGGAATTTTATTAACGGTTTATGGTTATAGTGGAAAGTTGGGGCTTGTTCCGAATCATTTTTGGGTAGGGGATACTTACGCTGAGAGCCCAAGCCAAATCTCTTCTTTGATTGCTTCCTTTGTGCCAGTCAGCGTGGTTTTAGCCATCCGTCCACTCATACAGTTGGAACGTGAAATTAATCCCCATATAATTAATGCAGCAAATGGAATTTTGTTTATAGGTGTTCTAACCATACTTTATTCTACTTTGATTCTTTTTTCAAAAGAAGACATTCGAAGGATTTCTGCTAAGGTCGCTCTTTTCCATTCGGGTATGTTGACTTTGTTTTTATGGTTAGATGTATCTGATGATATATTTTACTTTTTGTTAACAACAACTGTCCTTGTGAAACTTTTAGTATTTCTTTCCATGGGGATATTACGGATGGATGCAGGGAAAAGAAATATTTCGCAAATTTTAGAAAACTCTTCGCTGAGTCATAAAGCCTTGTATATGTATCTCCTGGCATTACTTGTGGCATTTGTTTTTCCTTTGTCGCCAGTCTTTGTTTTGGATTTAAAGGTAATTGAAATTGCAATCAAACAAAAGTTGTTTTTATTGTTTTTGTTTCCTATTATCGGCGCTATATTTTTCTTTATTTCGCTTAACAAAGTTTTACCATTAGTCCGATTGCCAAATCGAAATTTTGATTCCGGTGTATATAGAATATTACAAA